One window from the genome of Candidatus Didemnitutus sp. encodes:
- a CDS encoding glycosyltransferase — MRYSAYVPCCNDAATIRDAVASVLAQTLPPAEVLVIDDASTDTSLAQLDGLAIRVVRHERNLGRGAVRARAMAETREEFVLCCDATNRLPPGFAAAAAPLFAAERTAAAFGPLADPAPRGAASRWRARHLFRQDEPPRRHTRALLSTYGTVVRRAAAAAVGGFDAACRASEDADLGRRLLAAGFDVVLAPELTVWSNTVNSAAKVLERYWRWNHAAAGRAALRGYPRHAWYAWRTMIPQDLRAGDWPAAALSAVCPHYCAVRSLLVR, encoded by the coding sequence GTGCGCTATTCCGCCTACGTTCCCTGCTGCAACGACGCCGCGACGATCCGCGACGCCGTCGCCAGCGTGCTCGCGCAAACCTTGCCGCCCGCGGAAGTGCTCGTGATCGACGATGCCTCGACCGATACCAGTCTCGCGCAACTCGACGGGCTCGCCATCCGCGTGGTCCGGCACGAGCGCAACCTCGGCCGCGGTGCCGTGCGCGCCCGTGCGATGGCGGAGACGCGTGAGGAATTCGTCCTTTGCTGCGACGCCACCAATCGCCTGCCGCCCGGCTTCGCCGCCGCGGCCGCACCGCTGTTCGCGGCGGAGCGCACGGCCGCCGCGTTCGGCCCGCTCGCCGATCCCGCACCGCGCGGCGCCGCCAGTCGCTGGCGCGCGCGCCATCTTTTCCGACAGGACGAACCGCCGCGCCGCCACACACGCGCGCTGCTCTCGACCTACGGCACCGTCGTGCGCCGCGCCGCCGCCGCCGCGGTCGGCGGCTTCGACGCTGCGTGTCGCGCCTCCGAGGACGCCGATCTCGGCCGTCGCCTGCTCGCCGCCGGCTTCGACGTCGTGCTCGCCCCGGAACTCACGGTCTGGAGCAACACGGTCAACTCCGCCGCGAAAGTCCTCGAACGCTACTGGCGCTGGAACCACGCCGCCGCCGGCCGCGCCGCGCTGCGTGGCTACCCGCGTCACGCCTGGTATGCGTGGCGCACGATGATCCCGCAGGATCTCCGCGCCGGCGACTGGCCCGCCGCCGCGCTCAGCGCCGTCTGTCCGCATTACTGCGCCGTGCGCTCACTGCTCGTCCGATGA